A region from the Kribbella shirazensis genome encodes:
- the aroB gene encoding 3-dehydroquinate synthase yields the protein MTESTRIRVAAAAPYDVVIGNNLLGELPGLLGEGVQRVAVIHPRALRETGDAIRDDLTASGFTAHAIEIPDAEEAKTAEVLAYCWSVLGQAGFTRSDAIVSVGGGTTTDLAGFVAATWLRGVKVVHIPTTLLGMVDAAVGGKTGINTAEGKNLVGAFWEPAGVLCDLAALESLPVNDYVSGLAEVVKCGFIADPVILDLVEKDPAAATSPSYGATEELIARSIQVKADTVGADLRERTTTAGGRIGREALNYGHTLGHAIERVERYKWRHGAAISIGMVFVAELARAAGRLDDATADRHRAVLESLGLPVGYRADAWPHLQDAMKLDKKTRADRLRFVILDALAKPAILEAPDPSLLVAAYGEIS from the coding sequence GTGACCGAATCCACCAGGATCCGGGTTGCCGCCGCCGCACCGTACGACGTTGTCATCGGCAACAACCTGTTGGGTGAGTTGCCCGGACTGCTCGGTGAGGGTGTGCAGCGGGTCGCGGTGATCCACCCGCGGGCGCTGCGCGAGACCGGCGACGCGATCCGGGACGACCTGACCGCGTCCGGCTTCACGGCGCACGCGATCGAGATCCCGGACGCCGAGGAAGCCAAGACCGCCGAGGTGCTGGCCTACTGCTGGTCGGTGCTCGGTCAGGCCGGTTTCACCAGATCGGACGCGATCGTCAGCGTCGGCGGAGGCACGACGACCGACCTGGCCGGGTTCGTCGCGGCGACCTGGCTGCGCGGCGTGAAGGTCGTCCACATCCCGACCACGCTGCTCGGGATGGTCGATGCGGCCGTCGGTGGCAAGACCGGCATCAACACCGCCGAGGGGAAGAACCTGGTCGGCGCGTTCTGGGAGCCGGCCGGCGTGCTGTGCGACCTCGCCGCGCTCGAGTCCCTCCCGGTGAACGACTACGTCAGCGGCCTCGCCGAGGTCGTGAAGTGCGGTTTCATCGCCGACCCGGTGATCCTCGACCTGGTCGAGAAGGACCCGGCCGCGGCCACGAGCCCGTCGTACGGCGCGACCGAGGAGCTGATCGCCCGCTCGATCCAGGTGAAGGCCGACACCGTCGGCGCGGACCTGCGCGAGCGGACCACGACCGCCGGCGGCCGGATCGGCCGCGAGGCGCTGAACTACGGGCATACGCTCGGCCACGCGATCGAGCGCGTCGAGCGGTACAAGTGGCGCCACGGCGCGGCGATCAGCATCGGCATGGTGTTCGTCGCCGAGCTCGCCCGCGCGGCCGGCCGGCTCGACGACGCGACCGCCGACCGGCACCGCGCCGTCCTGGAGTCGCTCGGTCTCCCGGTCGGCTACCGCGCCGACGCCTGGCCCCACCTGCAGGACGCGATGAAGCTCGACAAGAAGACCCGGGCCGACCGCCTCCGCTTCGTGATCCTCGACGCCCTGGCCAAACCGGCCATCCTCGAAGCGCCGGACCCGAGCCTTCTGGTCGCGGCGTACGGCGAGATCAGCTAG
- a CDS encoding HelD family protein — MRSLDEERAYAGSCRAALRRMIAGARENVAVGEHTWGDRYTAERLGFYLKTLARDLGEEGDNPPYFGVIAYGADAGEHSGQTYYLGRRHIADAIGRPPMVMDWRAPVSAAFYQASAVEPRGIETRRRFGWSGDVLTSFEDEHLQPGAPPALAGAGELVRREIERARVGPMRDIVATIQPEQDDLVRTDLEISVCVQGAPGTGKTAVGLHRAAYLLYAHRSRLGRTGVLVLGPNQAFLRYISAVLPTLGEVDVEQTTIERLLDHEARGTDDPAAAAVKHDVRMADVLRNAVHGRIRQPERAVVVNDASYRWRVDQREFAEMVAEAEATTYLTGRERLIARLVAALQRQAEARGQNCNGAWLRRMARAVTPAVDAVWPNLKADDVLAEVLSDPGAAADGILTPEEQRAITWSRPRKAKSARWTAADAVLLDEVSGLLQRTPTYGHVIVDEAQDLSPMQCRAIARRSEHASITVLGDLAQTTTVWGAPDWPTQLGHLGKPAAEIVALSTGYRVPATVVELANRLLTALEVDVPPTTSFRSDGELRIARVEDLAVGAVDAVRRALGTEGSIGVIAAGHHLATATDALKAAGIEATGADGAGRVAVVPASLAKGLEYDHVIALEPAEIVAAETRGLNRLYVVLTRAVSRLDILHTQPLPPQLAG, encoded by the coding sequence ATGAGAAGCCTCGACGAGGAGCGCGCATACGCCGGGAGCTGCCGGGCCGCGCTGCGCAGGATGATCGCGGGCGCACGGGAGAACGTGGCCGTCGGCGAGCACACCTGGGGCGACCGGTACACCGCCGAGCGGCTGGGCTTCTACCTGAAGACACTCGCCCGGGACCTGGGCGAGGAGGGCGACAACCCGCCGTACTTCGGCGTGATCGCCTACGGTGCGGATGCCGGCGAACACTCCGGCCAGACCTACTACCTCGGCCGCCGGCACATCGCCGACGCGATCGGCCGGCCGCCGATGGTGATGGACTGGCGGGCCCCGGTGTCGGCCGCCTTCTACCAGGCGTCCGCGGTCGAGCCGCGCGGGATCGAGACCCGTCGCCGCTTCGGCTGGTCGGGCGACGTGCTGACCAGCTTCGAGGACGAGCACTTGCAGCCCGGGGCACCGCCCGCGCTCGCTGGTGCCGGTGAGCTGGTACGCCGGGAGATCGAGCGGGCGCGGGTCGGGCCGATGCGGGACATCGTCGCGACGATCCAGCCCGAGCAGGACGACCTGGTGCGGACCGACCTCGAGATCTCGGTGTGTGTCCAGGGTGCGCCCGGCACCGGCAAGACCGCGGTCGGCCTCCACCGGGCGGCGTACCTCCTCTATGCGCACCGCTCACGTCTCGGACGCACCGGCGTACTGGTCCTCGGACCGAACCAGGCGTTCCTGCGCTACATCTCAGCCGTCCTGCCGACACTCGGCGAGGTGGATGTCGAACAGACCACGATCGAGCGGCTCCTCGACCACGAGGCCCGCGGGACCGACGATCCGGCGGCGGCCGCGGTCAAGCACGACGTACGGATGGCCGACGTACTGCGGAACGCGGTGCACGGCCGGATCAGGCAGCCGGAACGGGCGGTCGTGGTGAACGACGCGTCGTACCGGTGGCGGGTCGACCAGCGCGAGTTCGCGGAGATGGTCGCCGAGGCGGAGGCGACGACGTACCTGACCGGGCGTGAGCGCCTGATCGCACGACTGGTCGCGGCGCTGCAACGTCAGGCCGAGGCGCGTGGGCAGAACTGCAACGGTGCCTGGCTGCGGCGGATGGCGCGAGCCGTGACGCCCGCGGTCGACGCGGTGTGGCCGAATCTCAAGGCCGACGACGTACTTGCCGAGGTCCTGAGTGACCCAGGCGCGGCCGCGGACGGCATCCTCACACCCGAGGAGCAGCGGGCGATCACGTGGTCGCGGCCGCGCAAGGCGAAGAGCGCGCGGTGGACCGCCGCGGACGCCGTACTGCTCGACGAGGTGAGTGGGTTGCTGCAGCGAACGCCGACGTACGGCCACGTGATCGTCGACGAAGCGCAGGACCTCTCCCCCATGCAGTGCCGGGCGATCGCGCGCCGCAGCGAACACGCCTCGATCACGGTGCTCGGCGACCTGGCGCAGACAACGACGGTGTGGGGTGCGCCGGACTGGCCGACACAGCTCGGGCACCTCGGGAAGCCGGCCGCGGAGATCGTTGCCCTGAGCACCGGCTACCGGGTGCCGGCGACCGTGGTCGAGCTGGCGAACCGGCTGCTGACAGCACTCGAGGTCGACGTTCCGCCCACCACGTCGTTCCGCTCGGACGGGGAGCTCAGGATCGCGCGCGTCGAGGACCTCGCCGTAGGAGCCGTGGACGCGGTGCGGCGCGCACTCGGGACCGAAGGCTCGATCGGCGTCATCGCGGCCGGCCATCACCTGGCGACAGCGACCGACGCCCTGAAGGCAGCTGGTATCGAGGCGACCGGCGCGGACGGTGCCGGCCGGGTGGCCGTCGTACCGGCGAGCCTGGCCAAGGGTCTCGAGTACGACCACGTGATCGCCCTCGAGCCGGCCGAGATCGTCGCCGCCGAGACCCGCGGTCTCAACCGGCTGTACGTCGTCCTCACCCGAGCGGTGTCGCGGCTGGACATCCTGCACACCCAGCCGCTCCCGCCGCAGCTCGCCGGTTAG
- a CDS encoding Gfo/Idh/MocA family protein yields MTERKHRIAIVGTGGIAGAHATAVTALADRAELVAAVDVDPARAKEFAAEWNIPATYSSLTDLLAAEQVDLVHLCTPPKTHVPLAAECLAADVDVYMEKPPTLSLDEFDELIAAEEKSAAQVACVFQHRFGSGAVRLRELLANDVLGRPLVALCNTVWYRDDAYFAVPWRGTFDVEGGGPTMGHGIHQYDLLLSILGPWEKVTALAARQARPTQTEDVSMALVTFENGAVASIVNSLVSARQTSQLRFDCENATVELEHLYGYRNPDWTITPAPGHEDVAAAWSTGLPDVASGHTAQLAAILDAKAAGEPTPVTLSEARNTLELAAAIYASAFTDKPIRRGELAHGTPYAERMGGPGAPWS; encoded by the coding sequence ATGACTGAGCGCAAGCACCGGATCGCGATCGTCGGCACCGGCGGGATCGCCGGCGCGCATGCCACGGCGGTGACCGCCCTGGCGGACCGGGCCGAGCTGGTCGCGGCCGTCGACGTCGATCCGGCCCGCGCGAAGGAGTTCGCCGCCGAGTGGAACATCCCGGCGACGTACTCGAGCCTGACCGACCTGCTCGCCGCCGAGCAGGTCGACCTGGTCCATCTGTGTACGCCGCCGAAGACGCACGTGCCGCTGGCCGCGGAGTGCCTGGCGGCGGACGTGGACGTCTACATGGAGAAGCCGCCGACGCTGTCGCTGGACGAGTTCGACGAGCTGATCGCGGCGGAGGAGAAGTCCGCGGCGCAGGTGGCGTGCGTGTTCCAGCACCGGTTCGGATCCGGCGCGGTGCGACTGCGGGAGCTGCTGGCGAACGACGTCCTCGGCCGCCCGCTGGTGGCCCTGTGCAACACGGTCTGGTACCGCGACGACGCGTACTTTGCGGTGCCGTGGCGCGGGACGTTCGACGTCGAGGGCGGCGGCCCGACGATGGGCCACGGGATCCATCAGTACGACCTGCTGTTGTCGATCCTCGGCCCGTGGGAGAAGGTGACCGCGCTCGCGGCCCGGCAGGCGCGGCCGACGCAGACCGAGGACGTGTCGATGGCGCTCGTGACGTTCGAGAACGGCGCGGTCGCGTCGATCGTGAACTCGCTGGTGTCCGCGCGGCAGACCTCGCAGCTGCGCTTCGACTGCGAGAACGCGACGGTGGAGCTCGAGCACCTGTACGGCTACCGGAACCCCGACTGGACGATCACGCCCGCGCCCGGCCACGAGGACGTCGCCGCCGCGTGGTCGACCGGCCTGCCGGACGTCGCCAGCGGTCACACCGCGCAGCTCGCCGCGATCCTCGACGCGAAGGCGGCCGGCGAGCCGACCCCGGTCACCCTGTCCGAGGCCCGGAACACGCTCGAACTGGCGGCCGCGATCTACGCGTCCGCCTTCACCGACAAGCCGATCCGCCGCGGCGAACTCGCCCACGGAACGCCGTACGCCGAACGCATGGGCGGACCAGGCGCTCCCTGGAGCTAA
- a CDS encoding shikimate kinase has product MSPVVVLVGPPGSGKSTIAAVLSERLGVSHRDTDADIEAAAGKPISDIFVDEGEAHFRKLERAAIVVALQDDGAVLSLGGGAILDPETRADLAAHHVVYLEVSLGEAAKRVGLGVSRPLLLGNVRTQLRNLMEARRPLYDEVAKQTVVTDDKTPDQIADEILEQLT; this is encoded by the coding sequence GTGAGCCCGGTCGTCGTCCTGGTCGGCCCGCCCGGATCGGGCAAGTCCACGATCGCGGCGGTGCTGTCCGAGCGGCTCGGCGTGTCCCACCGCGACACCGACGCCGACATCGAGGCCGCGGCCGGTAAGCCGATCTCGGACATCTTCGTCGACGAGGGCGAGGCGCACTTCCGCAAGCTCGAGCGGGCCGCGATCGTCGTCGCGCTGCAGGACGACGGCGCGGTGCTGTCGCTCGGCGGCGGTGCGATCCTCGACCCCGAGACCCGCGCCGACCTGGCCGCACATCACGTGGTCTACCTCGAGGTGAGCCTGGGGGAGGCGGCCAAGCGCGTCGGTCTCGGCGTCTCGCGGCCGCTGCTGCTCGGCAACGTCCGCACCCAGCTGCGCAACCTGATGGAGGCGCGCCGCCCGCTGTACGACGAGGTGGCCAAGCAGACGGTCGTCACCGACGACAAGACACCCGACCAGATCGCCGACGAGATCCTGGAGCAGTTGACGTGA